The Lactobacillus acidophilus DNA segment AAGCATCTTGATGCTTTATGTGACTATCGGCGATACTGCTGGAATAAAGGCTTAGAAACTTGGCAATTAATGTATGAAGCTCATACATTAAATAAAAAAGATAATCCCAGTCCTAACGAACGCAGAGTCCGCGATGAACTAGTCGCAAATAAAGCTGACTGGCAATATGATTTGTCTGCTAGATGTTTACAATTAGCGATTAAAGACTTAGCTAATGCTTGGAAGAATTTCTTTGATAAGGCTCAACCTGATTGGGGAATACCTAGTTTTAAATCAAAGAAAGCTCCCAGACAAGGCTTTAAAACTGATAGGGCTAAGATTGTTAATGGCAAGCTTCGCCTTGATCGTCCAAGAAGCATTTCAAAAGCAGATTGGTTTGATTTAAAAAGCTATGAAGCTCTAAAGATGAATGAAGTCAAAGTAATAAGTATCTTCAAAGAAAAAGGAGCTTATTATGCGGCTTTGCCTTATGAAGAAGAGATTTCAAGTAAGGCTAAAAATCATCAAAAGACAGCAGTAGATGTCAATGTCGGTCACTTTAATTACACAGATGGCAAAATCAATGTTTTGCCTGCTAAATTGCAAAAGCTTTATAAGCGCATCAAGCATTATCAAAGAATGTTAGCTCGTAAAAGAGAAGTTAACGGTAAGTTAGCTACAAAATCAAATAATTACTTTGCAGTGAGAACCAAATTGCAAAGAGATTATCGCAAGGTAGCTAATATCCAAAATGATCTTTTACAGCAGTTCACTACTAAGCTTGTAGATAATTACGACCAAATTGTAATTGAAGACTTAGCAGTAAAGCAAATGATGATGACCCATGTAGCTTCCAAAGGAATGCAGAGATCGCTGTTTAGTAGATTTAGGCAGATATTAACTTATAAGTGTAATTGGTATGGCAAAGAATTGATCTTAGCTGATAAAACATACCCATCAACTCAAAGATGTGCTGCGTGCGGTTATGTCAAAAAAGGCGAGGAAAAGATCACTTTGCAAGGTAACAAAAAGCATGGTACCAAACATAATGAATATATCTGTTATGAGTGTGGCTACAAGAACGATCGAGATAAAAATGCGGTTTTAAATCTTTTAGCTTTAGCAAGATAAAAAGAAATAAAGACAACGGGGCTGGCTAAGCCCTTAAACTGTAAGAGCTGGTCAATGTGATTACTCCCAAGTGGAATATCAGAATACTAGTGAAGACGACAGTAAGTGAAACAAAGAAAGGAAAAATATATCTTTCTGATATGTAGAAAATTCGTCTTCTTCTACATATTTCCATGTTTTATATAGCAGGAATATTATG contains these protein-coding regions:
- a CDS encoding RNA-guided endonuclease InsQ/TnpB family protein produces the protein MIKTQVVKLKVNKTIQKHLDALCDYRRYCWNKGLETWQLMYEAHTLNKKDNPSPNERRVRDELVANKADWQYDLSARCLQLAIKDLANAWKNFFDKAQPDWGIPSFKSKKAPRQGFKTDRAKIVNGKLRLDRPRSISKADWFDLKSYEALKMNEVKVISIFKEKGAYYAALPYEEEISSKAKNHQKTAVDVNVGHFNYTDGKINVLPAKLQKLYKRIKHYQRMLARKREVNGKLATKSNNYFAVRTKLQRDYRKVANIQNDLLQQFTTKLVDNYDQIVIEDLAVKQMMMTHVASKGMQRSLFSRFRQILTYKCNWYGKELILADKTYPSTQRCAACGYVKKGEEKITLQGNKKHGTKHNEYICYECGYKNDRDKNAVLNLLALAR